A region of the Acidimicrobiales bacterium genome:
GGGTGGTCCGGCGTTCGCGGCGGACTCCGGGCTCGGTGGTCACGAACCTCCGGCCGATGCGGACGGCGCACCCCGATAGGGCCTACGGTTCCATACTGAAGGTGCCGATATGTCGATCGTGATCATGATCCCGAGCGGGGGAAAACCGTGAAAAGACTCGCCGTCGTTGTTGCCGCCATGGCCCTGGTCCTGTCGGTGCTCACCCTGGCTTCCCCAGGTACCTCTGCTGCCGCTCCTGGCGACCAACGGGTGGATGTCATCGTCCAACTCGCGCCCAGCGTCGGCGTGTCCGCCACCTCGGCGGATCACGAGCGGCTCGGCGTCGACGTGCAGGAGTCGTTCCGCAATGTCTTCAACGGCTACGTGGCCAACGTCGCCGAGTCGGCCATCGAAGATCTGAGAGCAGACCCGCGGGTCTTGAGCGTCGAGGTGGATCAGGCCGTCCACGCGACCGCGCAGAGCACCCCGCCCGGTATCGAACGGATCGGTGCGGCGAGCCGCGACGAGTTCGTCAATGAGGCGGACGACGTCAGGGTCGACGTCGACGTGGCCGTCCTCGACACCGGAATCGACGGGGATCATCCGGATCTGAACGTCGTCTACGACGTCAACTGTCTCGAGGTTCCGAGCGCCTGGTGGTGGGGCACGTTCTTCGAGCGTTGGTTCGGAGGTCCTCCCGCCGAGTACCCGTGCCAGCCCGACGGCAGCGAGGACGGTGACAGCCACGGCACCCACGTCGCAGGGACGATCGCCGCGCTCGACAACGGCGTCGGCGTGGTCGGTGTCGCCCCCGGCGCCCGCCTGTGGAACGTCAAGGTCCTCGACAATGCCGGGGACGGGACGATCTCCTCGATCATCCGCGGCCTCGACCATGTCGTGGGGCTCGGCTCGCAGATCGAAGTCGTGAACATGAGCCTCGGGTGTGTGTGCCAGAGCTCAGCGCTCGACACCGCCATCGCCAACACGATCGCGGCCGGCGTGGTCGTCGTGGCCTCTGCCGGAAACAACGGCATCGACATCGCGAACACCCGACCGGGTGGCAACCCCGACGTCATCGGGGTGTCCGCGTTCGCCGACTACGACGGTGCCCCCGGCGGCAACGGGTCTGGTTGTGCCACCCCCGACGACACACGTGCTTCGTTCTCCAACTACGGCACGGGCGTGGCGGTAGCGGCACCGGGCGTCTGCATCCGGTCGACCGTCCCGGGTGGCGCCTACGGAACCAAGAGCGGTACGTCGATGTCCTCGCCGCACGTGGCCGGTGCCGCAGCGCTGCTCGCGAGTGCCGACAACCCGAACAACCGCAGCGATGTCCTCGCGATCCGCGCGGCGTTGGTCACCAACGGCGTTCAGGACTGGGTGGACAACAGCGGCGACGGAGTGCTGGAGCCGCGCGTGAACGTCGCACCTTCGGCCTTCGACCCCTCGACCGTCGCGGGCACTGAGGATCCGCCGCCGGGGAACCAGCCGCCGACGGCGTCTTTCACGGTCTCGTGCGACGAACTCGAGTGCACCTTCGACGCGTCGGGTTCCTCCGACGACGATGGCGTCGTCCGCTACGACTGGGTCTTCGGTGATTCCGCGACGTCGTCGGACGGTCCGTCCGTGGCGACGCACACCTACGCCTCACCGGGCACGTACACGGTCGGGCTCACCGTGTTCGACGCCGAGAACCTCTCCGGCTCCACAACCCGATCGGCCCAGCCGTTCGAGAATCAGCCGCCTACGGCGTCTTTCACGGTCTCGTGCAACAACCTGACGTGTTCGTTCAATGCGTCCGGGTCCTCCGATGACGGTGGGATCGTCTCCTACACGTGGGACTTCGGCGACTCGACGGGGACGACGGAGGGTGATCCGAACACGTCACACACCTACGCCTCGGCAGGCTCCCGTACGGTCACCCTGACCGTCGAGGACGGCGCCGGCCTCGACGACTCGACGACGCGTTCGGCGAACCCGACCGACCCGCCCGCGGTGAGCATCACCGCCGACGTCGTGCTCACCGACGGCTTCTTCATCGACCGCTTCAACATCACATGGAGTGGGGCGACGACCTCGACCGTCGACATCCGACGTGACGGGGCGCTGCGGACCACGACCGCGAACGACGGTCAGTTCACCGACTCGATCTGGTTCAACTCCCGCACCCACTCCTGGCAGGTCTGCAACAGGGGCAGCCTCACCGAGTGCTCGGTGCCTGTCATCGAGTGACCGCCACGCCCTGAGGTCCGGCCACGGTCGGCTTCAGGTGGAAGCCTTGGCGTTCGCGCTGCGCAGGCGGTCGGCCATGATGCCGAGCACGGAGGTGGCGAAGCCGGGGGTCTGCTGGACCATGAACTCGAAGCGCTTCCGGTCGATCCGCACGACCTCCGCATCGCTGCGCACGGTGGCCGACGCGGAGCGCGGTGAATCGTCGACGAGAGCCATCTCGCCGAGGATCTCACCTGCGCCGAGTGTCTGAACGACGTTGTCGCCGACGGCGATGTCGATCTCGCCCGACTTGATGACGAACATGTCGTCTGCGGGGTCACCTTCGGAGAAAAGAACATCCCCGGCGGCGAGCATTTCGCCCTCGCGGTTCTTGAACAGGTCCAGCGTCCTCATGGATCCAGAACCTACTCGGCCCGCCAGGTCCGATCGGCGGGATGTCGTGATGTTCCCGCCCCGTTTACCGCAGGTTCGGCCCGTAGCAAGGCCACGTTCATCGCCGGCGTCGGTCGAGGCCGACGGACGCGGGTGAGATCGCTACCATCACGGTCGATGGTGCCCAGAATGCGTGAACGATGACCCACCCGATCGTCGTCATCAGACAACCCGGCCACACCCCCGTCCACCTGTCGGTGCGTGAGCCGGTCGAGATCGGCCGGGAGTGCGGCGGACTCATTCTCGCCGACCCCCAGGTATCGCGCCGCCACGCGGTGATCCGGCCCGCCCGCGGAGAAGGGGTCGAGATCGACGACCTCGGCAGCACCAACGGCACGTTCGTCGCCTCCACCCGCCTCACCAAGGCGGTCCGCCTCACTCCCGGCGTCGTCGTGCGTCTCGGCCAGACCACCGTCGAGCTCGAAGCACCGGTGCGCCAGACCCCGGCCCGTTCTCAGACCAGCAAGGGCACCATGATCGGCGGCGCCCCTCCCACCGGGGGCGACGCGCCCGACGGCCGTGTACGTCCGGCCGCCGGTGCAGATGCGGATATCCGACGGACCTCGATCGAGATGGTCGCCGAGGCTGCGAGGGAGAGCGGTCCGATCGCCCAGCACGTCGTCGCCGGGGATCAGGGAACGGTGACGATCGTCTTCAGCGACATCGAGTCGTCCACCGACAGGGCGCTCGCTGTCGGCGACACCGTGTGGATGGAGATGCTCGAGACCCACAACGACATCATCCGTCAGAACCTCACCAAGTTCGGCGGGCGGGAGATCAAGAACCAGGGCGACGGGTTCATGTTGAGCTTCCCCGGGGCGCGTCGTGCCCTGCTGTGCATGATCGCAGTTCAGCGCGAGCTGGACCAGCTCGAGAAGAGCCGTCCCGAGGTGGCCGTGAAGATCCGTATCGGGCTGCACACGGGTGAGGTGATCGCCGACAGCGACGGGGACCTCTTCGGCAAGCACGTCATCATCGCTGCGCGGATCGCGAACCTTGCCAGTGGTGGCGAGATCCTCGCGTCGAGCCTCGTCAAGGAGATCAGTTCGGCTCGCGGTGACATCGACTTCGGGGATCCCCGTCAGGTCGAGCTGAAGGGCGTCGGCGGCGAGCACCTGGTCTATCCGGTGCTGTGGGAGACGAGCGCAGCCGTCGACTCCTGATCCGGGTCAGCTGATCGTCGTGGCGAACTCGTCGTAGCCGCGGTCGTCGCGCCCCGCGCCGGTGTCGATCTCGTCGTCGGGGTCGGCATCACGCACGGCCTCGCTCAGTGATCCGGGAGCGACGTAGCCGAGGATGAATGTGCCGATGGTCGGCAGCAGCACGAGCGGCACCCACGCCGACGCGGGCACGGCGGCGATCCTGACGACCGACAGACCGACCGTGACGAGAAGACCGACCCCGAGGCCCAGTGCGGCGAACTGTGCGCCACGGGTGAACCGGTTGGCGCGCAGGCGACGTCCGTAGACAGCTGCGGCGAGCGAGGCGATCGTGAGCACGGTGAAGAGGAGGATGGCGAGCGCGAACCAGCCGAGGGCGGAGGTCGCGTTGCCGCGGACGTCGGCGATGAACTTCGTCGAACCCACGACTTCCCGGTCGAGGTCGTAGAGCGTCAACTCCGCTCGCACGAGACCTGTGGCCTGGGACTCGAGGTCGAAGAACTCGAGTGGAAGCTGCACCGAGGTCGAATCGCCGGCGTCGACGGGGACGCCGACCGTCGTCTCGTAGGTGAGGAAGCTGACGCCGATCACGCTGCCCGTCACCCTCAGCCAACCGACCGTGACCTCCTCGTCGGTGGTGTTCGTGACGGTGAGAAAGATCTCGTTGTCCGGACCGGGTCGGAGTTCGGCCGGATCCGAACTCGACGCATCCGCAAGGTCGACGCCGTTGATCGTGGCATCGATGTCGACGTCGTCGGCCGAGGCGGGGGGTGCGGCGAGGGCCACCATCAGGACCACCGCGGCAGCCATCGTGGCGAGTCGACGGATCATCGGTCTCCTCCGGGTCGGCGGGCCGCCGGGTTGGACGGCACCAGTCGGAACAACAGGGCGAGCAGGCCGGCGGTGACGATGACCACCACGACGGTCCGGCCGCCGCCGGGAGCGGCGCTCGATGTCGAGATCAGAATCGGTTGGATCAGCACCGATGCTCCGTCGCAGAACACCTCGACCTCGTGGAGGCCCGATTCGATGCCGAGGGTGGCGATACTGAGGGTGTCGCCGTCGTGGGGCCCGTCGACTGGGACGCCATCGACCGTGGCGGTCAGCTCCCCCGCGCAGTCGGGAAGGGCAATGACCAGCGGACGTCCCGCCGTGGCACCGAGGACCTGGGCCGCCGGCGCAGGGTCGGCGCCTACGGCGACCTCACCGTCGTCGTCGGGCGCGGCGGTGGGCGACGGGGTCGGTTCGGCTGTCGGGTCGGCTGTGGGTTCGGCGGTGGGCGACGGGGTCGGTTCGGCGGTCGGGTCCGGTGTCGTTGCGGGGGTGGGGTCCGTGACGGGTGGCGTCGTCGGGGTGGGCGAAGGTGTCTGCGTCGGAGATGGGGTGGCTGCGGGGGTGGGCGAAGGTGTCGGCGTCGGAGATGGGGTGGCTGCGGGGGTGGGGCTCGGCGTCGGGGTGACGGTGGGCGTCGGTTCGGTCGTGGGCGTCGGTGTCGGCGTCGGGTCGATCGTCGTGATCGTGATCGTCACGTCAGCCTGGTTGGAAGTGGCGCCGAAGACGTCCGTGACCTCGTAGGTGATCGTGTCGGTGAACACGGCGTCGGCGTCGATATCGCCTCCGGCCGTGCCGATCGCCGTCGGGTCCGGCGTGTACAGCACTGAACCGTCGCCGTTGGGCGTGGCGGTCCCGAAGGTTCCGTTCGTGACGATGGTGACCGTGCCGGGGTCGATCGGGCTGTCCGGATCGGTGACGAGGGGCGTGATCCAGAACTCGACCGGACCCTCGCCCGAGGCGATCTCACCCGGGCCCGCCGTCGGGGTGACATTGCCGGGTTCGACGACGATGATCACGGTGGCCGTGTCGGAGCCGTAGGAGTCGGTGATCCTGTAGGTGAACGAGTCGACGCCGCTGAACCCCTCGTCGGGCGTGTAGGTGAAAGACCCGTCGCCGGAGACCACGGCCTCACCATTGGCCGGGTCCGTCAGCTTCTCGGGGGTGGCCACCTCGTCGTTGGAGGCGTCGTTGCCGAGTACGCCGTCGGCGGGCACGACGAGTGGTGTCTCGAAGGCAGTCGTGTCGAAGTCGTCGGTGGCGATGGGGCCGGCCGGTCCCGGGCCTGGAACCGTGATCGTGACCGTCGCACGGCCACACTGGTCCGACTCCTCGAAGTCGGCCGACAACCCCTCGTCCGACTCGCCTTCGAACCCGAAGCTCCAGCAGACGTCGTAGATGAAGGAGTCGGCGCCGTAGAAGCCCGCGTTCGGGGTGTAGGTGAAGAAAGGATCTTCGAAATCGGAGTCGTCGACGGCCGTGGTGCCGAAGGCGGGGCCGCTGCGGACGCGGATGTCGACGAGGACGTCACCCTCGCCGACGCCGTCGGGGATCCCGACGTCGTTCAGCAACACCTCGACGTCGACGGGGGTGCCCTGTGGGGTGGAAGTCGAGTCGTCGCGGGCGCCGACGGTGATCACGGTGACCGCAGCGCCCGTGCAGACCGTGGCCGCGGCGCCGACCTCGGAGTCGGGCACGCTGTCGACGAAGAACTCGCAGATCTCCCAGTCGAAGCTGTCGGGGCCGAGGTGGTCGGGATCCGGGACGTAGGTCCAGTCCGCCGAGTACCCGAAGACGATCCCGTCACAGCATTCGCTGATCTCGTAGCCGTCGAAGGTCAGCTCACCGTCCGTGGGGCCGCCGGTGACCGACGGCGGATCACCGGGGACGTCGGAGCGGTCTTCGTCACTGATGAAGGCGAACACCCGGTCGCCGTCGGGATCGACGTCCCTCTCCGAAACGTAGAAGGTCCCGTCGTTCGTCTCCGGTCCCTCGAAGACGTTGACCGTGACGGTGGCGACGTCCCCGCTCTGATTGCCCGCCGTGTTGACCCGGTAGGTGAAGCTCGTCACGTAGGTGCCCGACGCGGGGTCGTAGTCGAGCTCGTCGCACTCGTCGTCGACCGATGCGGTCACGGTGCCGCCCTCGCCGACGAGGTCGCACAGGAGAGTGCCGGTGGCCGGGAGCGACGCGACGGTGATCGTTCCGTCGTTGAACGGCGACGGACCGTCCGGGTCCGTGTCGTTGTCGGTGATGAAGAGATTCGTCGTCTCGCCGCCGTAGACGAACTCCGTGTCGTCGACTGCCACGGGGGGCTGGTCCTCACCGAGGGTGATGGTCACCGTTGCGACGTTGCTCGCATCGATGCCGTCGCTGGCCTGGTAGGTGAACGACGTCGAGGTGAAGCCGCCCAGCGGATCGGGAAGCGAGTAGAAGCAGATGGAGGTGAAGCAGTCGAGGTCGCCGCGGGCGTCGTCGAAGCCGGGACCGGGGCTGGTGAACTCGAGGAAGTCATCTTCGGGATCCGGGTCGGTGTCGTTGCCGAAGGGGGAGATGATGATGCTCTCGCCGTCGCCGGCGTTGGCCTCTGTCACGGTGACGTCGTCGTCGACGGCGGTCGGAGCGACGTTCGTCGACGCCGTCACCGTCACGGTCACGGTCGCCGTCACGCACTCGAGGGTCGGATTCGAGTCACAGAGCTCGTAGTCGAAGGTGTCGATCAGGGGGAACGGACCGGCGTAGGACTCCGGCGGGTTGTACTCGATGACCCCGTTCGAACTCTGACAGGTCGAGAAGCAGAAGAGCTCGCCGCCCTGGTCGCTCGTGTCGCTGCTGCCGCCTTCGAGGCCGATGGAGACGTCACCGCCGAAGCCGAAGAACCCGTCCCAGGCGTCGTTGTCGGTCACCGGAATGTCGACGTTGCGGTCGATTGCCACCGTGGCGGTGTCGTCGACCGCGGCCGGCAGGTCGGTCGGGTCGACGTCGATCGTGACCGTGGCGGTGTCGCACAGCGGGGTGGGCGAGGTGTCGTCGCACACCTCGTAGACGAACGAGTCGGTCGTCGGCGCGACGGCGGTGGGTGTGTAGCCGATCTCGTAGGAGCACTCGCCTGTTCCGCTGTCGCAGTCGACGGTTCCGGAACCGGGGCCCGAGACGAGCGAGTAGTCGAGTTCCTCGGGCGGGCCGTCGTCGGGATCGGTGTCGTTGGCGGACACATCGATGTAGATGGTCTGCCCGATCGTCGAGCCCGAATCGTCACGTGCGATCGGCGCGAGGGGCTCGGGACGGACCACGTCGATGCTGGCCAGGCCGGTCGCCGCGGCTCCGAAGATGTCCTCGGCGGTGTAGGTGAACGAGTCGGGCCCGAAGTACCCGGTGTCGGGGGTGTAGGTGACCGTTCCGTCGCTCTCGACGACGATCGACCCGTGGTCCGGATCCGAGGTGGCGGTGACCGAGACCTCGTGACCCTGGGGGTCCACGTCGTTGGCGGCGGGGTCGAGATTCTGGGGCAGGTCCGTCGTCACGGTGAACTCGTCGTCGGCGGTGCGGGGAGCCTCCAACTCGACGCCTACCGTGACGGTCGCCGACGGAGAGGTCACCGGGCCGATGCCCTCGATCGTCGCCGTCCACGTGTAGGCGAAGGAGTCGACGCCGCCGAAGCCGTCATCGGGTGTGTAGGTGACGGTCCCGTCCGATTCGCCGGTGGCGGAGCCCGATGTGGGGTCTGTGGTGACGGCGATGGAGAGTTCCGAGACGAATCCCGAGTCCAGCGGGAGCAGCCCGTACGAGTCGTTGGCGAGAACGTCGAGGGCGGTCTGACGCGTGGCGGTGGGCGCGTCGGGTTCGGCGATCGCGAACACGTCGTCGACGGCGGCCGCGCCGGGGGACGGCGGAGCGGGTGGGTCCACGGCGCCGGCCGGGCCGATGGAGCCGACCCAGGTGAGCACCGACGCGACCAGCACGGCGGCTGTGAAGCCGCCGACGAGCTTCGGACGGGAGAGTCGGGTCACCACGGGGTCCCAGGGGGTCGTGAGGCGGGTGGTGGTGTCGGAGCGTGAACAACCGACCGTGCAAGCCTAGACGTCAGGGGTGCAGGCCTGCCAGGCCGCGAGCGGCGGTCAGGCCGTACGCGATGCCCGCCGGATGCGGCCGCGCCGTCCGACCGTGAGCAGCGCCCAGCCCAGCGCCGCGCTCCCGACCGCTCCGGCCAGGGCCGCGACGATCAGGTGGGGGACCGTCGGCTCGCCGTAGCCGAGCACCGCGCCGAGCGCGACGAACAGGAGGCCGACGAAGGCGCCGGTGATGAACATCCCCACGAGTGCGGAGATCTTCCGGCGTCCCTTGCGGAGGGGCCTGATGTTCGATTCGAGGTAGGCGAACACGGCGAGCGCGAGGATCAGGGCGATCGCACCGGACCCCGTCAGCCAGCGACCGGTGTTGTCGATCTCGAACTCGTGGCTGACGACCTCTGACCCGTCGGTGTCGGTGAACACGAGGCGGCCGGTGGCCGATCCGCCGACGTACCAGCGGGCCGAGCTGGACTCCCACACGATCGGTTCGCCGACCTCGACATCGGCCGGGCCGATGTCGGTCAGCTCGATGTCCGCGCCGACGATCTCGAGGCGTACCTGGTCGGCGCCCGGGATGATCTCGGAGATCACCAGCGTCGTGTCGCCGGTGAGGTCCAGGTCGATGGTCCCGTCGGTGACGTCGGTTCCGTTGATCGTCACGACGCCGGGCTCGAGGCCGCTCACTCGGTCCACGCTCCCGAAGCCGACGATTCCGATGATCGCGGCGACGACGAGAGCGACCACCCCGACCACGAGTTGGATCACCGGGAACGCCGGTGGGGTCAGCATCTCGCCGACGGAGAGGAGGTCCCCGGCTTCCATTGCCGTGCCGCCTCCGGTGCGCTTGGCCGGGTGGAACGCACTCGATGACGGTCGGATCGCCTGGGTGGGTGCGACTGACGCCATGCCTGCGGCCTGCGTGGCCAGCGGGTCGTCGGTCACGATCGGGTTGTGGGTCGTCCGCATCGACGCCGAGAGGCGTTCCGAGCCGTGTACGGGAACGCCTGTCGCGTCGCCCCAGTCAGGACCCCAGGCGGTGGCTGCCGCCTCGCCGAGAGCGCAGCCGAAGTCCTCGGCGGTGCTGTAGCGGTCTTTCGGGTCGCGGGCGAGGCTCTTCATGACGACGGCCGCGATTTCCGGTGGGGTGGCGGGCGCGACGTCTCCGATGTCGGGGGGATCGGTCGTGATCCGTTGCGTGAGCAGTGACAGCGGACCGCCGTCGGTCGGCTCGTACGGCAGCCGCCCGGAGAGGAGTTCGAAGAGCATCGTGCCGGCGGCGTAGACGTCGGCGCGCTCGTCGACGTCACGTCCCTCGGCCTGCTCGGGCGCCATGTAGGCCGGGGTCCCGAGGACGCTGCCTTCGACGGTCGCCTTGGTGGTTGCTCCGTTCACGACCTTGGCGATCCCGAAGTCGGACACCTTGAGGGTGCCGGCCTCGTCGAAGAGGAGGTTCTCCGGCTTGATGTCGCGGTGCAGGATGCCGCGCTCGTGAGCGTGCTGGAGGCCCGCCGCGGTCGCGATGACGAGCGCGCAGCTCTCCTGAGGTGTCAGGCCGGTGTCGATGAAGCGCGACCACACGGTGCCGCCCGGCAGTGCCTCCATCACCAGAGCGCACATGTCGGGGCGTTCCACGAACTCGTACACCGGCACGACATGGGGGTGGCCCAGGCGACCGAGAGCCTTGGCCTCGGCGAGGAACCTCTCCCGAACGGTCTGATCGCGGACGAAGGCCTCCGGCAGTTCCTTGATGGCCACGGATCGGCCGAGAGACTTCTGCTCGCCGAGATACACGATCCCCATCGCCCCGCGGCCGAGTTCACGCACGATCGAGTAGTCGGGGAGGGCGTCCGCGAGGCGGGTGTCGGGGTTCACAGCGCGCAGGCTAGTCGTCGGATCGTGTCCGCAGGGACTACGGAGTGGTCGTGGCGGTACCGTCAGCGATGTGTCAGATCGAGTGGACGCGGGTGCTGGGGCGACTCGGGAGCGGGGACGTGTCCCGTTGGATCCCGCGCTGGCGGTCGAGATGGTCGAACGCTGCCTCGACGTCACCTGCGCCATCGACGGTGAGGGTCGCATCACCTATGTGAGTCCCTCGGTGACCGACGCGCTCGGGTACGAACCGTCCGACGTCCTCGGGAGGAGCTTCCTCGCTTTCATCGATCCGACGGACGTCGAGCGGGCGATGGCGGTCTATGTGGCCAGCCGGACGCGCTCGGAGCCGGACGGGGCAGCGAACTACCGCCTGCTCCATGCCGACGGTTCCTGGGTCCGCTTCGACATCACCGGTGTACCGCTCGACGACACCGCGCCCCACGAGGATTTCGTGCTCCAGTTGCGGCGTGGTCAGGACGCCCATCTGCTCACCCAACTCCTCGAAGGGCTTCTGGCAGGGGCCGACACGGCCGAGGTGCTTGCGCCGCTGGTCGACTTCGGCGGCTGGCGCTCGGATCAGTACCTCTGCACGGTCGTGTGGGAGGACGTGAACGGGGTCCTGCGCCGGGTGGGCGACGTGGTCGCTGCCGAGATCTGTGGTCTTGCCGACGTCGATGGTCCGTGGCGTGACGCCCTCCAGGCAGGCACCGAACGGATCGTGGACGCCGCTTCGCTCGATGCCGGCTTGGCCCGACATGCCCGCGATGGCGACCTCCATACAGCCTGGATCGTCCCGGTGCCCGATCGACGTGGTCGTCGTGATGCCGTCATCACGGTGTGGACACGGCGTGTGGGGCTGGCGGTGGAACTCACGGCCAGCTGGGTCCGTGTGCTGAGAGATCTCGTCGAGGTCATCCTCGCCTGGCGTGATTCCCTGGAGCGCCTCGAGCACGCCGCCCGACACGATGACCTCACCCGTCTGGCCAACCGTGCGACGTTCGCAGCGGAGTTGGCGGCCGCTTCCGGAGGCGAGAAGTCCCTTCTGTACATCGACCTCGACGGCTTCAAGCCTGTCAACGACATGCACGGGCACTCGACCGGGGATCTGGTCCTGCGGGCGGTCGCCGAGCGGATCCGATCCGCGGTGAGGCCCGGAGACGTCGTGGGCCGTGTCGGCGGTGACGAGTTCGCCGTCCTGTGTCGGGACTGCGGTCGTCATGAGGCCGCGGCCATCGCCGACCGGGTGCTCGCGGTGCTGTCAGAGCCGATCGTGGTCGGTGCGACGACCTTCGGTATCACCGCGAGTATCGGTATCGCGGCGGGCACCGATGCCGAGGACCTGGTGGATGCCGCCGATCAGGCCCAGCTCCTGGCGAAGCGGGCGGGCGGCGACACAGCGGTGGTCCACGATGCCGCCGCATCGGACGTGCCGTCGCGCGAATGACCTCGGTCCGTCGGGGAACAACCCGGCGGTACGCTCGGTTCTCCTCCCGTGACCACCGGCCCCTTCATCATGAACGCATCGCTGCTGGGTTCGATCCCCAGCCCCTCGGACAACGGAATCGAGATCGGCCCGCTGAATCTGCGCGCCTACGGAATCCTCATCGCGCTGGGGGTCATCGCAGCGGTCTGGTTGCTCGGACGGCGACTCGAGCAACGGGGCGGGGACCCCGAATGGGCATCGCGGGTGGCCGTCTACGCGGTACCTGCGGGTCTCGTGGGGGCGCGTGCCTATCACGTGTTCACGAGCTGGGACCGGTTCTCGGGTAACTGGGGCGAGGCATTCGAGATCTGGAACGGTGGCCTCGGTATCCCGGGCGGCGTCGTCGGGGGCGTTCTCGGCGGCCTGTATGTGATGAGGCGCGACGGGATCCCCGTGGCGGCGTTCTTCGACGCGGCCGCGCCGGCGCTGCCTCTCGCCCAGGCGATCGGGCGCCTCGGCAACTGGTTCAACCAGGAGCTCTACGGAAAGCCGACGGACCTTCCGTGGGGTCTCGAGATCGATCCGGAGAACCGGGTGAGCGGTTTCGAGGCCGACGAGACCTTTCACCCCACATTTCTCTACGAGGCGCTCTGGAACGTCGCGCTGGTCGGGTTCCTGCTGTGGTTGGACCGGCGCGGCGTCCTGCGTCCCGGTCGTCTGTTC
Encoded here:
- a CDS encoding Ig-like domain-containing protein — its product is MTRLSRPKLVGGFTAAVLVASVLTWVGSIGPAGAVDPPAPPSPGAAAVDDVFAIAEPDAPTATRQTALDVLANDSYGLLPLDSGFVSELSIAVTTDPTSGSATGESDGTVTYTPDDGFGGVDSFAYTWTATIEGIGPVTSPSATVTVGVELEAPRTADDEFTVTTDLPQNLDPAANDVDPQGHEVSVTATSDPDHGSIVVESDGTVTYTPDTGYFGPDSFTYTAEDIFGAAATGLASIDVVRPEPLAPIARDDSGSTIGQTIYIDVSANDTDPDDGPPEELDYSLVSGPGSGTVDCDSGTGECSYEIGYTPTAVAPTTDSFVYEVCDDTSPTPLCDTATVTIDVDPTDLPAAVDDTATVAIDRNVDIPVTDNDAWDGFFGFGGDVSIGLEGGSSDTSDQGGELFCFSTCQSSNGVIEYNPPESYAGPFPLIDTFDYELCDSNPTLECVTATVTVTVTASTNVAPTAVDDDVTVTEANAGDGESIIISPFGNDTDPDPEDDFLEFTSPGPGFDDARGDLDCFTSICFYSLPDPLGGFTSTSFTYQASDGIDASNVATVTITLGEDQPPVAVDDTEFVYGGETTNLFITDNDTDPDGPSPFNDGTITVASLPATGTLLCDLVGEGGTVTASVDDECDELDYDPASGTYVTSFTYRVNTAGNQSGDVATVTVNVFEGPETNDGTFYVSERDVDPDGDRVFAFISDEDRSDVPGDPPSVTGGPTDGELTFDGYEISECCDGIVFGYSADWTYVPDPDHLGPDSFDWEICEFFVDSVPDSEVGAAATVCTGAAVTVITVGARDDSTSTPQGTPVDVEVLLNDVGIPDGVGEGDVLVDIRVRSGPAFGTTAVDDSDFEDPFFTYTPNAGFYGADSFIYDVCWSFGFEGESDEGLSADFEESDQCGRATVTITVPGPGPAGPIATDDFDTTAFETPLVVPADGVLGNDASNDEVATPEKLTDPANGEAVVSGDGSFTYTPDEGFSGVDSFTYRITDSYGSDTATVIIVVEPGNVTPTAGPGEIASGEGPVEFWITPLVTDPDSPIDPGTVTIVTNGTFGTATPNGDGSVLYTPDPTAIGTAGGDIDADAVFTDTITYEVTDVFGATSNQADVTITITTIDPTPTPTPTTEPTPTVTPTPSPTPAATPSPTPTPSPTPAATPSPTQTPSPTPTTPPVTDPTPATTPDPTAEPTPSPTAEPTADPTAEPTPSPTAAPDDDGEVAVGADPAPAAQVLGATAGRPLVIALPDCAGELTATVDGVPVDGPHDGDTLSIATLGIESGLHEVEVFCDGASVLIQPILISTSSAAPGGGRTVVVVIVTAGLLALLFRLVPSNPAARRPGGDR
- a CDS encoding adenylate/guanylate cyclase domain-containing protein — translated: MTHPIVVIRQPGHTPVHLSVREPVEIGRECGGLILADPQVSRRHAVIRPARGEGVEIDDLGSTNGTFVASTRLTKAVRLTPGVVVRLGQTTVELEAPVRQTPARSQTSKGTMIGGAPPTGGDAPDGRVRPAAGADADIRRTSIEMVAEAARESGPIAQHVVAGDQGTVTIVFSDIESSTDRALAVGDTVWMEMLETHNDIIRQNLTKFGGREIKNQGDGFMLSFPGARRALLCMIAVQRELDQLEKSRPEVAVKIRIGLHTGEVIADSDGDLFGKHVIIAARIANLASGGEILASSLVKEISSARGDIDFGDPRQVELKGVGGEHLVYPVLWETSAAVDS
- a CDS encoding protein kinase; amino-acid sequence: MNPDTRLADALPDYSIVRELGRGAMGIVYLGEQKSLGRSVAIKELPEAFVRDQTVRERFLAEAKALGRLGHPHVVPVYEFVERPDMCALVMEALPGGTVWSRFIDTGLTPQESCALVIATAAGLQHAHERGILHRDIKPENLLFDEAGTLKVSDFGIAKVVNGATTKATVEGSVLGTPAYMAPEQAEGRDVDERADVYAAGTMLFELLSGRLPYEPTDGGPLSLLTQRITTDPPDIGDVAPATPPEIAAVVMKSLARDPKDRYSTAEDFGCALGEAAATAWGPDWGDATGVPVHGSERLSASMRTTHNPIVTDDPLATQAAGMASVAPTQAIRPSSSAFHPAKRTGGGTAMEAGDLLSVGEMLTPPAFPVIQLVVGVVALVVAAIIGIVGFGSVDRVSGLEPGVVTINGTDVTDGTIDLDLTGDTTLVISEIIPGADQVRLEIVGADIELTDIGPADVEVGEPIVWESSSARWYVGGSATGRLVFTDTDGSEVVSHEFEIDNTGRWLTGSGAIALILALAVFAYLESNIRPLRKGRRKISALVGMFITGAFVGLLFVALGAVLGYGEPTVPHLIVAALAGAVGSAALGWALLTVGRRGRIRRASRTA
- a CDS encoding cyclic nucleotide-binding domain-containing protein, yielding MRTLDLFKNREGEMLAAGDVLFSEGDPADDMFVIKSGEIDIAVGDNVVQTLGAGEILGEMALVDDSPRSASATVRSDAEVVRIDRKRFEFMVQQTPGFATSVLGIMADRLRSANAKAST
- a CDS encoding S8 family serine peptidase, which gives rise to MKRLAVVVAAMALVLSVLTLASPGTSAAAPGDQRVDVIVQLAPSVGVSATSADHERLGVDVQESFRNVFNGYVANVAESAIEDLRADPRVLSVEVDQAVHATAQSTPPGIERIGAASRDEFVNEADDVRVDVDVAVLDTGIDGDHPDLNVVYDVNCLEVPSAWWWGTFFERWFGGPPAEYPCQPDGSEDGDSHGTHVAGTIAALDNGVGVVGVAPGARLWNVKVLDNAGDGTISSIIRGLDHVVGLGSQIEVVNMSLGCVCQSSALDTAIANTIAAGVVVVASAGNNGIDIANTRPGGNPDVIGVSAFADYDGAPGGNGSGCATPDDTRASFSNYGTGVAVAAPGVCIRSTVPGGAYGTKSGTSMSSPHVAGAAALLASADNPNNRSDVLAIRAALVTNGVQDWVDNSGDGVLEPRVNVAPSAFDPSTVAGTEDPPPGNQPPTASFTVSCDELECTFDASGSSDDDGVVRYDWVFGDSATSSDGPSVATHTYASPGTYTVGLTVFDAENLSGSTTRSAQPFENQPPTASFTVSCNNLTCSFNASGSSDDGGIVSYTWDFGDSTGTTEGDPNTSHTYASAGSRTVTLTVEDGAGLDDSTTRSANPTDPPAVSITADVVLTDGFFIDRFNITWSGATTSTVDIRRDGALRTTTANDGQFTDSIWFNSRTHSWQVCNRGSLTECSVPVIE